A region of Cardinium endosymbiont of Sogatella furcifera DNA encodes the following proteins:
- a CDS encoding Do family serine endopeptidase, producing the protein MYEQFGKQSVVKKVCGVVVVVACGLSLWLASPYAGEKSLVPVTCVQPVAAVEQHKPFEQSLPAPEVKPLVTSLPDFTYPAKVATQAVVHIKASQNPKMLKRESSHPLEQFFKEFFGQGFLVPKEYERPAQEASGSGVIYTSNGYIITNNHVVEGADQIEVTLNDNRSYKAKLVGADPLTDLALLKIDATSLPVLVLGSSDKLEVGEWVLAVGNPFNLNSTVTKGIVSAKSRSLSTASSGKLGIQSFIQTDAAINPGNSGGALVNLRGELVGINTAIYASQSPQSPSFIGYGFAIPSSLVKKVANDFIQYGAVQRVLLGVIIREVNAELAKKLALKVVSGVYIDEVQAHSPCAKLLQKEDVITQINGRPINKGSELQEIIACAKPGDKVVLTLYRKGKLKTVEVVLKKQPDAVQVVQKGDTLEVEGATFQDLDKQIKAKLKLTGGVLVQEVAKGKFQAAGLKKGYILLAFDKQPVASISDLAEMVRRVTEPVLIQVIEPNKGTISYLAVELGAAPHASK; encoded by the coding sequence ATGTACGAACAATTTGGTAAACAGAGTGTAGTTAAAAAGGTGTGTGGTGTGGTTGTTGTCGTTGCATGTGGCTTATCCTTATGGTTGGCCAGCCCTTATGCAGGAGAAAAAAGTTTAGTTCCTGTTACCTGTGTGCAGCCGGTTGCTGCCGTAGAACAGCATAAACCATTCGAACAAAGCCTGCCAGCGCCAGAAGTTAAGCCTTTGGTCACATCCCTGCCCGATTTCACTTATCCAGCTAAAGTGGCTACGCAAGCGGTAGTGCATATAAAGGCATCTCAAAATCCTAAGATGCTGAAACGAGAATCTTCCCATCCTTTAGAGCAGTTTTTTAAAGAATTTTTTGGACAAGGATTTTTGGTGCCTAAAGAGTATGAGCGGCCAGCCCAAGAAGCGTCTGGCTCTGGGGTGATCTACACCAGTAATGGCTATATTATTACCAATAACCATGTGGTTGAAGGAGCGGATCAAATAGAAGTTACCTTAAATGATAATCGCTCTTATAAAGCAAAATTGGTTGGTGCTGATCCTCTTACTGACTTGGCGCTGTTAAAAATTGATGCAACTAGTCTGCCTGTTTTGGTGCTCGGCAGTTCGGATAAGTTAGAGGTAGGAGAGTGGGTTTTAGCGGTTGGTAATCCTTTTAACTTGAATTCTACGGTTACCAAGGGTATTGTAAGTGCTAAATCTAGATCTTTAAGCACCGCTAGTAGTGGGAAATTAGGTATTCAATCTTTTATTCAAACTGATGCAGCCATCAATCCAGGTAATAGTGGTGGTGCGTTGGTTAATTTGCGTGGGGAGTTGGTAGGTATTAATACAGCTATTTATGCCTCACAATCGCCACAATCGCCTTCATTTATAGGATATGGTTTTGCTATACCCTCTTCTTTGGTAAAAAAGGTAGCGAATGATTTCATTCAGTATGGTGCGGTGCAGCGGGTATTATTGGGTGTAATCATTCGAGAGGTCAATGCTGAATTGGCTAAAAAGTTGGCTTTAAAAGTAGTCAGCGGCGTCTATATTGATGAGGTGCAAGCGCATAGTCCTTGTGCAAAGTTATTGCAAAAAGAAGATGTGATTACGCAGATCAATGGTCGTCCAATTAATAAAGGCTCAGAGTTACAGGAAATAATAGCTTGTGCTAAACCGGGTGATAAGGTTGTCCTAACATTATACCGTAAAGGTAAATTAAAAACGGTAGAGGTAGTATTGAAAAAACAGCCTGATGCAGTACAAGTCGTACAAAAAGGAGATACATTGGAAGTAGAAGGGGCGACATTCCAAGATCTAGATAAGCAAATAAAAGCCAAGTTGAAGCTTACGGGTGGTGTTTTGGTGCAGGAGGTTGCCAAAGGAAAGTTTCAAGCTGCTGGCCTTAAAAAAGGTTATATTTTACTTGCTTTTGATAAACAACCTGTTGCA